Proteins encoded together in one Impatiens glandulifera chromosome 1, dImpGla2.1, whole genome shotgun sequence window:
- the LOC124918924 gene encoding MADS-box protein SOC1-like: MVRGKTQMRRIENATSRQVTFSKRRNGLLKKAFELSVLCDAKVALIVFSPKGKLYEFASSSMQDIIERYKQHTKDIRTENIIDEEKSQNLKREAESLGKKIEFLEDSKRKMLGECVASSTFEELQQLEQQLDRSVTCIRARKMQVFQEQIEKLKAKEVMLVAENEMLSEKYNVRVNEESMEKRVTIESSEEDEEEEIEVDTGLFIGQAAPESSNRRRKNKPIIMMPN; this comes from the exons ATGGTGAGAGGAAAGACTCAGATGAGAAGAATAGAGAATGCAACTAGCAGACAAGTAACATTTTCAAAGAGGAGAAATGGGTTATTGAAGAAGGCGTTTGAGCTTTCTGTTCTTTGTGATGCTAAAGTTGCTCTTATTGTCTTCTCTCCCAAAGGAAAGCTTTATGAATTCGCTAGTTCCAG TATGCAGGATATCATTGAGAGGTATAAACAGCACACAAAGGATATTCGAACCGAAAACATAATTGACGAAGAGAAGAGTCAG AATCTCAAACGAGAAGCCGAAAGCTTGGGGAAGAAAATAGAGTTTCTAGAAGATTCCAAGAG GAAAATGTTGGGAGAATGTGTTGCATCTTCTACATTCGAAGAACTTCAACAACTTGAACAACAATTGGATCGAAGTGTAACCTGCATAAGGGCAAGAAAG ATGCAGGTTTTTCAAGAACAGATTGAGAAACTAAAAGCTAAG GAAGTAATGCTGGTAGCAGAAAATGAAATGCTTTCTGAGAAG TATAATGTACGGGTTAACGAAGAATCTATGGAGAAAAGAGTGACGATTGAAAGCagcgaagaagatgaagaagaagaaattgaagtGGATACAGGTTTATTCATTGGACAAGCTGCACCTGAAAGCAGCAACAGAAGGAGGAAGAATAAGCCAATTATTATGATGCCAAATTAA